accTGCAGGTCCCCGTCTCGTCAGCAACCACAGCCTCCATGAGACATCATCGGTGTTTGTGGACTCCCTGACCAAGACTGCCAGCGCCCCCCAGCACGGGGCCCTGGCAGGTTCCGCTGATGCCAGCAAGGTGCTGGCCAAGGGCCTGGGGCTGAGCAAGGCCTATGTGGGCCAAAAGAGCAGCTTCACGGTGGACTGCAGCAAAGCAGGTGggtgccccgcccccgcccttcCAGAAAGACGAGGCCAGAGATAGGATGGGATGACCAGTGCCCGGGGACGGGGGCAGGGTTACGCGGGGTAGGAGGGCCTTTGGAGACATGCGTGGCACTTCTAAAGCCGCTTCCCatctgctccccccgccccgccatcGTCTCTACCCTTCAGGAAAGTGGCTTGGGAGGAACTAGAGTTTCCTGCGctggcctggggagcaggggagctggcAACTCTTCAGGATGGGCTCTGTCACCCCTCAATAGATGTGGGTGGCAGGGGGAGGCCACCAGGGCGGAAAGAAGAGGGCTCGGCGTGTGCTCGGCTGAAGGGAGGAGGGCTTGGGGCATGCCACTGaggcccctctccccccaggcaACAACATGCTGCTGGTAGGGGTGCACGGCCCCCGGACGCCCTGCGAGGAGATCCTGGTGAAGCACGTGGGCAGCCGCCTCTACAGCGTGTCTTACCTACTCAAGGACAAGGGAGAGTACACGCTGGTGGTCAAGTGGGGTGACGAGCACATCCCGGGCAGCCCCTACCGTGTCCTGGTCCCCTGATCTCTGGGCCTGTGCCAGCTGCCAGCTCCCAGGACGAGACGTGCCCCCACACCCATCCCCCCAACCTGAGCAGCCCCCCTGGTCTCCTCAGCCCTGGAGCCCCGGCCAGCCCTGGCCGCCCCATCACCGCAGCCACCCCAGCCCTGCGTTGCACTCACCTGCCTCCACTTAGGCAAAGGAGAGAGGCGGGCAGAGGTAGCCTTTGGTGGCTCTGCCTATCTTCTTCGGTTCTgggggggggtgagggatgggggtaGTACGCACGACCACCCGCTAGTTCTCTTCCCCAGCCAAGAAGAATAAACGTTCTGCTTCCATTCTCCTGAGGGTGTCTCGAGCTTTCTTGGAGTGGGGCCTGCGGGATGGAGCAAAGTGTGGGTGCGAGCCACAGCTGCTAGCTCTCCAGGCCTGGCACCGGGGGCCCCTGTATTGCCCCACCCATGCCCCATCCCCAACTCTAGGAGGCCCACTGGCGCTCAAGtcttctctgccctcctgggTTCACACCAACGTAGGGTGAGAGGTGTGTAGCACCCCCAGAACAGGACCTGATGCCGGTGCCATTTCCCCAGGCCACACCAGGAACAGATCCGGTCCTAAGGGAGAGCCAGGCCAAGATCAGACTGCTGGAGGCAAGGTGCTGGGTGGGAGGGCCGGATAAACAGGCCTTGAAGTCCCAGCAGGCCCTGGCCATctcccaggcttttttttttttttaagattttatttatttattcatgagagagaggaagagagagaggcagagaagcaggctccgtgcggggagcccgacgtgggactcgatcccaggtttccaggatcacgccctgggctgaaggcggcgctaaaccgccaacccacccgggctgccctcctagGCTTCTTAAATGTGCCACCGTGCCCGTGGGACAAGGGGCTGACTTGAGGACCTCCACTGCAAGGGATCTCAAGGCCGCTCAGCGGACAGGCGGATCCGTTCGAGGTGGCCAGTTTGTCgacctcccaccccagccccataACCCTGTGtcacctccctcctgccctgaCAAGGCCTTGCCATGGATCCCTCTTGTCAGCACAGTGGGGTCACCTGAGGCCCTCGCTTCTCTCCTACGCGGCATCCGTCCCTCACTTCCCATGAACCACCCAACTACCTTCCAGTCTAAAAAACCTATCAAACCCTCCAAGGCTCTGGCCCAGTTCTGCGGCCATCTACACAGCACTGCTGATCTCCCTGCGGCCACGACAGCCACCCCTCTACGGCACCCGCACGTGCAGGGCAGGGCGTTAAACACAACCAGGCCTCAGCTTCCGGGCCTCCCCGACCCCCACCGCCACCTGGCAGCTCCAGGCCTGCTGGCAACACCTGCATTAGGAAGCACGTTCTGGGCCAGCGAGACGCAGCGCCTAGGGGCGCTTCTCCCAGCCCGCTGaagccccaggagcccaggaaagggagaaagaggaccAGGCAGTGGCCACCTTCCCAAGGcacacacccccctccccaaacacGCTAGGAAAACCCACAGCACGTGGAGTCACTGATCAGGAGAGTGGCGCTCGGTCATCTCCGTTCGTGACTGCGGGCCTGCCGGCCCGGGACACCCCTGCCCACCCGAGGCAGAGGGCACCGGAGAAGGCGCTCAGGCCCCGCCGCCAGGCGAGCTGGCCAGGCCCCCACGGAAGACGCTCAGGAGCTGAGCCCCGCTAACCTGGGATCCCCGGCCCTCCCCGGGCGGCTGTGACCCGCGTCGGGCGGCCAGGCCAGGAGATGCCAGCCGGGGGACAGCCCCGCATGGAGGCCACAGGCCGGGCCCGAGCCCAACACCCCCCCAGCAGGGGCAAGAGAGAGCGGGACCGGGAGGCCGTCCCTGCGAGGGCTCGGGGGTACACAGGCCCATGGCACCTGGCCAAGGCGCGCCAGGGCTCCATCCTGCGGGGGACAGACGGCCTGGGACCCTCCAACCCCCCCGCACCCAGCCAGGCTCCCAGGCTCGGGCACCGGGTGAGGAGGCCTGGTAGGTCCCCCAGAGCCAGCAGAGGGCGAGGCTCAGCCCCAGCAGGCCCCACACCAGCCCCCAACCAGGCCTGGCCCCACGTCATCCACTAGGTCCAGGGAAGGGACGGGGTCACCCTGGTCGGGAGCACCCCCGGCCCGCAGGTCCCGGCTGGTCCCCAGGTCCAGGCAGACCCAGGAAGCAGATGGCCGAGCCGACCACCCCTGCCCCACAGGCAgcctccagccctggcccagcCACACCTCTACGGCGGACCCTCccctgtgtccccccccccccccgcctaccCAGGTAAGGAAAGGGGAGCACTGGGCCTGCGGGGGTGCTGGGGCTGCCGCTCCCCTGAGACGGTGACGGAGTCCCAGCACTTGAACACAGGGAATGTCAATCTGGGGACTGTCGGGGGTCCCTTGGGCCACCCAGCCCCCGTGGGCTCACCCCACTCCAGGGGGCGGGGCCAAAgtgctccagggcagccccaccGCCAGGGCCCCAACACAGCCAGGGGGACGAGGCTGGGGTGGCCGCCTGGACAGGCAGGGTCGGGAGCACGCAGGTGCCGGGGGACATGGGCACCTCAGGTGCACTCAGCACTCTGCTGCCGTGGACCGCGGTGTCCTGGGCCCAGGCCGGCTGCGGGCAGGCCCCCCGGAGGGCGGGGTCTCCTCCTCGGGGGCAGGTGCCTCCAGGGGCGCGTCACCCAGCAGCCCCCGCCCCACCCGCTCAGAGATTGGGTGACGGGCCAGCCTCCGCCACTACCCGCGGGACCGTCCCCGAAGgtgtcactgagccaccctgaggcCGCAGCCAGGGGCGGCGGAGGGTGAGGGGAGCCCTGCACAGTGGGGGCGGCTGCCTTTGCCCTGGATCAGCACCCTGCAGAGGACAGGCCAGCACACGAGGCGGGGAGAGAGGCTGGCCCCTGGGGGGGGGCGTGGGGACCTGCCGGCCACTCCCAGGGCGGCCACCAGGGGGAGCCCCTGTTCACGGGGGGAAGGAGGGCTGAGCACCCACCAGGCCTCCGAGGGACAGGCCTGCGGATGGTGAGATCGCGCGTGGCCCAGGGCTGTGGATCCAGGGGCCTCGGTGTGTCCGGGGAGCCCTCTCAGGACCCCGCGGCCCTGCCCCTGCTGACgggtgtccccgggagcccgagcaCGTCCACGAGGCAAGGGGCAGGCCCAGCCAGCACCGTGGCCTGTGCCTCTGCGCCCGGGGAGCCCAACCGGCTCCAGAGACACCCGCCGTCCTCGGGCTTGACGGGCACAGGGCGGCCACCAGGGGCCCCGCAGCGACAGCCAGCAGGAGAAGCGGCCCCCGGAAGCTGCATGACACAGCAGAGCTGCCGAGCCAGTGGGAGCATGTCACCGGGGAGTCCCGTGCGAGTCCCCGCGGGGGGGAGGACGCGGTGGCACCTCTCTGGAGCAAGGACGGGCCGACACCCGCTCCTCTGTGCCCCTGCCCGCGGCCCTGCCACCCCCAGCCGGGCCGCCCCCACCTGGGCTGTGCCCCTGGGGCCTGTCCTCcgcacctgctgcccctgcccactTGGCAGCCGCCGGGGAGGCTGGATGGCGGGGAGgccagggcagtgggggaggCCGGGAGCAGGCCTGTGTGCACACAGAGGGGACCCCTGCCTCAGGGCGGCCGGTCCCCCCACGCGGGAGGAGGAGAagacggggtgggggcaggccgGAGCCCCTGGGTGGGGCCCTGGGAGCCGGGAACCTGCTGCCACCCAGCCTGGGGGACGACAGCTCCCCCGCGGGGTGCCCACGGGCTTCGGTGACGGCAAGGGCTTCCTGGGCCTCCCCCGCACCGGGCGGCGAACTCCTGCCAGAGGCCGGAAGGTGCCCCCCGGTGGGCCTCCCCCAGGCAATGgggtctcccctccccctgggcTGTGCCCGAGGTTGGCGACCCTCTGAAGCCGCGGGGCCACCGCTCACTCAGTGGGCTGAGTGTCCCCTCTTGGTCTGGGCTCAGGTCACGgcgtcagggtcctgggatggaggccgtggggctcccggctcagcggggagtcggcttggGGATCCTGTcccgccctctccctctgcccctcctggtcCCTTCGGTCTCAAAAAATAaacgtttctttttttaaagctttcatttatttatccgtgagagaggcagagacacaggcagggggagacgctggctccccgcggggagcccggcgGGGGACTGGATCCTacaccccgggatcaggccccaagcccaaggcaggcgcccaagcgctgagccagccaggcacccctcaactgaatcaatcttaaaaaagaaaagtaaggacAAGCCTGGAGAGTCCGATGACACCCAAACTCAAGTTGTGTGCCTGACCAAAGACAAACCCCAAACCGCAGAGTCAAGGGACAAGTGACAGGCGGGGAAAAAATAGCAGGCAGATGTGACTCAGCGCCTCTCCTGACACGCAGAGCGCCAAGTGTCCACAAGGAAAAGGCCGAGGCGCCcgcgggcgggcggaggggcggggaCGCCGAGGCCGAGGCCAGCCGAAGGCCACTCACCGGACCCGCGGCCAGGACACGCTCCCGGGCCAGGGTCCCGAGCTGCTCGCTCCGGGGGCACACGGTGGCCAGGGACCGGCCTTGCCCTCCACCTGCGCTCCCTCCGACGGCGAGCCCCGGGCCAGAGCGCCGCCGTGGGTGGGGGAGCCggggcagggagctgggaagAAGGGGTGCGAGGGGCAGCGCCCCAGGAGAGGCGGGCCGCGCGGAGCAGAGCGCTGGGGGCCCCACGGCCACTGTCGCCGTCCAGGCCGCTCCTCTCCCGCCCGAGCGCGCCGCGGGGTCTGCGCCCTGCAGTCCGAGGTCCTCGCCTCCCGTCTCCCCGGCCGGCGCCCCTGTCTCCTGGAGTCCACGTGCTGTCACCCGGGCCTGGGGCCGCCCGGCAGCGCCCCGAGCCGCCGCCCCTTGCCCCGGGCCGAGGCCGCTCCCTCCCGCGCAcccaggcagggcagggtgaCCGCCGCTCAGCAGGAAGTCCCGACCCCTCGAGGGCTGCAGCGCCCTGCGCCGGCCGCGGCGACCCTGCGAAGGAGCcgggcccaggagggcagggagcatgCGCACACCTAGGACTCCCGGCCCGGGCACGGCTGCTCacgggggggtgggaggggtggggggggtggggggggggcgttcCCGGCCACGCAGCCGCAGCAGCCGCTGCAGCCCGGAGCTGCCCGAGGCGCCGTTCTCAGGCCCCACCTCGGGTGTGCAAGGTCAGAGTCCGGGGCGGAGCCCGCGATCCGAGTGTGAGCAGACCCTGCGGGGCTTCCCATGCGGCCCTGCAGCGTGAGAACCGCGGCGCGCCCGGTCCGGAAGGCCCCGCTCCTCGAGCAGCCTGGAGCCGCCCGAGCCGGCGCACCCTGCTGCGCTCCCCTGGGCGGGCCGGCAGGCGGCACAGCTGacggccgcggggcgggggccggagcGGCCCGGGCGTGCGGGTGCACGACTCCCTCCCGGGCACACCTGCCCGGGGCCGCGGGAAACGCTTCCTTACCTTCCTGCCGTGCCCACCGCACGAGTGTGCACACATGCCCCGGGGAGCACCGCGCCCCCGCGCACTGGCCGccgccctgcccacctgcccgggTACTGGGCGTgcgtgtgcacgcgtgtgtgtgtgtgcgtgtgcgcgtgcgtgtgcgCGTGCTGCCGGGACCTCGGGACCCGCGCTTTACAGAGAACCGTCCCCGCGCACTGGCCGccgccctgcccacctgcccgggTACTGGGCGTGCGTGTGcacgcgtgtgcgtgtgcgtgtgcgcgtgctgccgggaccccgggacccgcGCTTTGCAGAGAACCGTCCGCGGCACCCCGACGGTGCTGGAACACAGTGGCCTGCTGCAGGGGGTGCGCGCGGCGGGGCCCTGGCGGCCGGGGCGAGGAGCAGGGCGCGCGCGTGGGTGTGGCAGGGCCACGGTCGGGGTTGGCCCTGCGAGGGGGACCGCCCAGGAGCCCCTCGCCGAGCGGCTCTCAGGGGCCAGGCCTGCGACAGACTCGGTCCCCGGTCGCCCCGGGGGTTCCCCGCCCCCCTGACCCGACTCCAGCCCCGGAGGCCCCGGAACACGGCGCCCGGCCGACTGCGGCTCAGACTCCCAGGACGGCGCGGCGGGACCTGCAGGGCGCGCGGGACAGGAGCCCGACAGAGCCCTCCGCGGCGCCCCGGGGCCCGGACGCCCTAGGGGCTTCTCCTCGGCCTCCGCCCGGAAGGACGGAGCCCCCAGGCCTCGGGGAAGGCGGCCGCCGGCCTGGCCCAGATCCCCGGAGCGGCGGGGCCGGAGCCCAGGGACCCGGGCACGTCGGGAAGGCTGGGCCGTGGTTCCCgcgcgctggccccgccccgaCGCCCCGGGGAGTCCCCCTCAGGTCCCTCAGCGCATGCGcggggcccccgccccgccctcctgGCCCGCCCCTTCCGCTTCGCTCCGCCAATCACGAAGCTCTGTTCCTGACGGGCCCGCCCCCTGGCCGCCTGAGAAAGCCCGGCCCCTGGGGACCTGACGGACGCCCCGCTGCCCAATCACAACCCGCAGGCccctcgggccccgcccccgcgccccctcctaGCCCCGGGCCGGGGAGCGGCTGGAGGCCTGGACGCGGGTCCCCGGGCCTCGGAGGTGGCCTGGGGACTGGGGACTCTGCAGAGTCGCCCTGCCTGTGTGCTTTGGTTTGAACTTGGGTCTGGGAGCGAGGAAACTCCGGGCAGTGACCCGGAGCCGCCAGGGCGCTTCGCGCGGTTCCCCCGGGGCCGGCGTGTTGCACGACTGCGCGGGGGCACACTAGCAAATGGCACGGGGGCACCCGAGGGCCGCTCGGGGCGTGGTGCGTCCGTGTGCGCGCGCGCGGCCCCGCACGCGGGTAGATCCAAGTGACCCCTCGGGCATCCTGCCCACTCGTTCCCTCGCGAGGAGCCCCCCGTGGGCCTAAGCAcagcctcttcccctctcctcccgccCCTCGGCCACCAGTGCTGTGTTCTGGCCTAGCGCTTGGTCCCTTGATCACTGAGGGAAATGGACCGGTGCGCTGTGCAGGCCGCATCAGTAACCTGGGGcgatgcccccccaccccgcctcccctCACACCACGCCCTGGAGGCCCATCCAGATTGCTGCGTGTGTCCACAGTCGGTTCTTCCTTCCTACTGCGAGCTGCAGCCTTTCCCTGGGGCAGCCAGGGGGCACGCGCCTGTTGCCAGCTGCGGGTTCCTACCACTACACCTGCTGGAACATTCATGGACACGTTTCCGTGTCATCCTGTGTCCATCTGTTTGGTATAAATGGCCAAGGGTACAATGGTGGGGCCTGTGGCGATGGACGCTTGGCTTTAAAGTCTATCTTCTTCGGGAtaccccggggggctcagcggtttagcgcctgccttgggcccagggcgcgatcctggagtcccgggatcggtccgggttggactccctgcatggagcctgcttctccctctgcctgtgtctctgtctctctctatctctctctgtgtctatcatgagtaaataaataagtcttaaaaagaataaagtctatCTCCTTGGAGTCCTCTCTGcacccactgtggggctgggGCTCAAGATCCCGAGATCGAGAGTCCCACGCTCTGCAGACTGAGCCAGCCCACGCCCCTGGACGCTTAATTTTAAGGACCTGCCggaggggcagccctgatggcccagcgcTTTGGCACCGCCTTTgacccaggccatgatcctggagaatcAGGATGaaatccctcatgaataaatgaataaaatcttaaaaaaaaataggtctgcGGAAACCTTCCAGGTCTTTAAA
The Vulpes vulpes isolate BD-2025 chromosome X, VulVul3, whole genome shotgun sequence genome window above contains:
- the LOC112911492 gene encoding uncharacterized protein, with translation MGPAGHPASAGRGGTGSGDCRAPPPPQSPDRPHAREEAFVPRIIDWELRTFGPTNECNFGAPGRLRCGASNWTSGFPTSKLSLSRQRRTEGNTCDIRDRELRALVEGKCASFGERAGTTAQPSRRARVPGLRPRRSGDLGQAGGRLPRGLGAPSFRAEAEEKPLGRPGPGAPRRALSGSCPARPAGPAAPSWESEPQSAGRRVPGPPGLESGQGGGEPPGRPGTESVAGLAPESRSARGSWAVPLAGPTPTVALPHPRARPAPRPGRQGPAARTPCSRPLCSSTVGVPRTVLCKARVPGSRQHAHTHTHTRAHARPVPGQVGRAAASARGRFSVKRGSRGPGSTRTRTRTRTHTHACTRTPSTRAGGQGGGQCAGARCSPGHVCTLVRWARQEGPTPRKLETPSGEWKQNVYSSWLGKRTSGWSCVLPPSLTPPQNRRR